One Phocaeicola dorei genomic region harbors:
- the glgP gene encoding alpha-glucan family phosphorylase has translation MEYSSYNVNTPQWREITVGSHLPAELRKLAEIAHNLWWTWNDDAKKLYCDLDSELWKEVEQNPVLFLERINYEKLVALAHDENFVYKMDAVYSAFKKYVDVEPDHQRPSIAYFSMEYGLDEVLKIYSGGLGMLAGDYLKEASDSNVDLCAIGLLYRYGYFDQSLSMDGQQTVNYKAQNFGQLPIEKVMQPDGKQLVIHVPYADSFVVHANVWKASVGRIPLYLLDTDNELNSEFDRPITHHLYGGDWENRLKQEILLGIGGMITLRALGITKDVYHCNEGHAALINIQRLCDYINGGLNFGQAMELVRASSLYTVHTPVPAGHDYFDEGLFNKYMKGYPGKLGITWDNLMDLGRHNPGDKEERFCMSVFACKTCQEVNGVSKLHKSVSQQMFAPIWKGYFPEENHVGYVTNGVHLPTWCAAEWKKLFKDNFDENFFCDQSNQKIWEAVYGIPDEEIWNTRLKQKAKLLDYIKSKCSKDWLRSQIDPALSVSIFERFNPDALLIGFGRRFATYKRAHLLFTDIDRLARIVNNPKYPVQFIFAGKAHPNDGAGQGLIKQIVEISRRPEFLGKIIFLENYDMDLARHLISGVDIWMNTPTRLAEASGTSGEKALMNGVLNFSVLDGWWYEGYRKDAGWALTDKRTYQNEQYQNQLDAEAIYYLLEHDILPLYYEHGGKNYSEDWVKYIKNSIAQIAPHFTMKRQLDDYYDRFYNKLSEHFHILAADNFAKAKMMADWKANVRSRWDAIEIKSIEAGNGLNATVEAGKEYEVTVVVDEKGLDDAIGIESVIIRREDGQDHIYEVIPLLPVSKNGNLYTFKATSGIFNAGSFKQAFRMYPKNALLPHRQDFCYVRWF, from the coding sequence ATGGAATATTCAAGTTATAATGTAAATACCCCTCAGTGGAGGGAGATTACAGTAGGTTCACATCTTCCTGCAGAACTGCGAAAACTTGCAGAAATCGCACATAATCTCTGGTGGACATGGAATGATGACGCAAAGAAACTGTATTGTGATTTGGATTCGGAACTTTGGAAAGAGGTGGAACAGAATCCGGTATTGTTTCTGGAGCGGATAAATTATGAGAAGCTTGTAGCGCTGGCACATGATGAGAACTTTGTCTATAAAATGGATGCCGTCTATTCCGCCTTCAAAAAATACGTAGATGTGGAACCGGATCACCAGCGCCCGTCAATAGCTTATTTCAGCATGGAATACGGCTTGGATGAAGTCCTTAAGATATATTCCGGCGGTTTGGGAATGTTGGCGGGGGATTACCTGAAAGAGGCGTCGGACAGCAATGTGGACCTTTGTGCCATAGGACTTTTGTACCGTTACGGTTATTTTGACCAGTCGCTTTCCATGGACGGCCAGCAGACAGTCAATTATAAAGCGCAGAATTTCGGGCAGCTCCCGATTGAAAAGGTAATGCAACCGGATGGGAAACAACTGGTAATCCACGTCCCCTATGCCGACAGTTTTGTGGTACATGCCAATGTCTGGAAAGCCAGTGTGGGGCGTATTCCCCTTTATCTGCTGGATACGGACAATGAACTCAACAGCGAGTTTGACCGCCCTATCACTCACCATCTGTATGGAGGCGACTGGGAGAATCGGCTAAAACAGGAAATACTGCTTGGCATAGGCGGGATGATAACGCTGAGAGCTTTAGGTATAACGAAAGATGTATATCACTGTAATGAGGGGCATGCCGCACTGATCAATATCCAGCGGCTTTGTGATTACATAAATGGCGGCTTGAATTTCGGGCAGGCCATGGAGCTGGTACGTGCTTCCTCACTTTATACCGTACATACTCCCGTACCCGCTGGTCATGATTATTTTGACGAAGGGCTTTTCAATAAATATATGAAGGGATATCCTGGCAAGTTGGGTATAACCTGGGATAACCTGATGGATCTCGGGCGTCACAATCCGGGAGACAAGGAGGAACGTTTCTGCATGTCTGTCTTCGCCTGCAAGACCTGCCAGGAGGTAAACGGTGTCAGCAAGTTGCATAAATCGGTATCCCAGCAAATGTTTGCGCCGATCTGGAAGGGATACTTCCCGGAAGAGAACCATGTGGGTTATGTAACCAACGGGGTACATCTGCCTACCTGGTGTGCGGCAGAATGGAAAAAGCTTTTCAAGGACAATTTTGATGAGAATTTTTTCTGCGACCAGTCCAATCAGAAAATCTGGGAGGCCGTCTATGGCATCCCGGATGAAGAGATATGGAATACCCGGTTAAAACAGAAAGCAAAATTGCTGGACTATATCAAAAGCAAATGCAGCAAGGACTGGCTCAGGAGTCAGATTGATCCGGCATTGAGCGTTTCCATTTTTGAGAGATTCAATCCCGATGCTCTTCTAATAGGCTTCGGACGCCGTTTTGCTACATATAAGAGGGCTCATCTTCTGTTCACGGATATAGACCGACTTGCCAGGATTGTGAATAATCCGAAATATCCGGTACAGTTCATCTTTGCAGGCAAAGCCCATCCCAATGACGGTGCCGGGCAGGGGCTGATCAAGCAAATCGTGGAAATATCCCGGCGTCCGGAATTTTTAGGTAAAATCATATTCTTGGAGAATTACGACATGGATCTGGCACGCCATCTTATCTCGGGGGTGGATATTTGGATGAACACCCCTACGCGGTTGGCAGAAGCTTCGGGTACGTCGGGCGAGAAGGCATTGATGAACGGTGTGCTTAATTTCTCCGTGCTGGACGGTTGGTGGTATGAAGGATACCGTAAGGATGCTGGATGGGCACTGACTGATAAAAGGACTTATCAGAATGAACAGTACCAAAACCAGCTGGATGCCGAAGCCATCTATTATTTGTTGGAGCATGACATCCTGCCACTGTATTACGAGCATGGGGGGAAGAACTATTCGGAAGACTGGGTCAAGTATATCAAGAACTCAATCGCACAAATCGCTCCCCATTTTACCATGAAAAGACAGTTGGACGACTACTATGACAGGTTCTATAACAAACTGTCAGAGCATTTCCACATTCTGGCAGCCGACAACTTTGCGAAGGCGAAAATGATGGCTGACTGGAAAGCAAACGTCCGAAGCAGATGGGATGCCATAGAAATCAAATCCATAGAGGCAGGGAATGGGCTGAATGCCACGGTTGAAGCCGGAAAGGAATATGAGGTGACGGTTGTCGTTGATGAGAAAGGCCTGGATGACGCAATCGGAATAGAATCGGTCATTATCAGGCGTGAAGACGGTCAGGATCACATATATGAGGTTATTCCCCTTTTGCCGGTTTCCAAGAATGGGAATTTATATACCTTTAAGGCGACATCCGGCATTTTCAACGCTGGAAGCTTCAAGCAGGCCTTCCGTATGTATCCCAAGAATGCTTTGTTACCTCACCGACAAGATTTCTGTTATGTACGATGGTTTTAA